TATATCTTCTATCCCACTACTAGATTCTGCGACTATTGAATCGATAGTCCGATTTTTTAATGCTGTCTCTACAAGCATCACTATTGGATAAAATAGTCCTTTTAACTCCATATCAAAATTGTAGATTGCTTCAATTTCCTTAAATGAAGAAAGGGGCAGAATCCCATCTGAATTGGATTTTTTAACGAATCTATATCGTTTATAACCATGATAATATCCCATATTTAAGAGTGTGACAGAGTCATCATCTTGAATATCTATTTTATGATTTTTAAAGATATGGTCAACTAGATCCCCAGAAGTTAAACCAGTTTTCGACTCTTTTTTCATTTTTTCAATAATTGTTTCCATTTAAAATATTCAGTAACCTCTCCTTAGTATTATACCATATCACTAAACTTATCAAAGTAACTAAAAGGTAGAATTTCTCACGAAATAATTGCAAAACAATATGCTAACAAATCCAATTATTGTTAGCATATCCTTTTTTATTTCGTCGTATAAGCAAAACTCAAGCTACTATCCACTCCAGATAATTTACGGAAGGTGTAGTTTGGATTGCCATTGTAGTTGGTTTCGGAGATAAGGAATGAGCCATCTGGGTAGACTTTTTCGACGAAGGCCACATGTCCATATTCTGTTGGTGTGCCATGTCCACCTCCCGCAAATGAGAGTATGGCTCCAGCTTGCGGACTTGTCCCTGTCTCCCCACCGAGACTTGCGGCTGTACGCACCCAATCTTGGCCATTGCCCATGGTACTGATAATTGGAATCTTCTCACCGTTTTTACCTTTGAGTTTTAGACCCAGTTGGTTGATACGGGCTGCAACTCCCCAAGTACATTGGCCGTAGGCATACCCCATACCGTCACCACCTCCTGGAACAGAGTTTTCAAAAAGGTCTCCTCGTACAGCTTCAAGTGCTTTTGGATCACTTTGTGCTGTCCCACCGTTAGGTTGACTAAAGCCTTTTTCAATTTGGTAATACCACTCACTTGCTCGTGTCTGACGTTCAAGTAGCTTATCACCACTATTTCCTTCCCAGTAAATGAGAAAGAGTTGGGCAAGACTAGCTGGACTACCTGTATTTTTGAAGAAGTCCTTTAACCAGTTGATGTAATAAGGACTATCCCCATGCAACATGAAATCCAGTTGTAACCCTAAGTCATACCACTTTTGATGTTTTCCTTTGGCATATTCCAACAATAAAGTATGTCTGCGTGACCCATCCGCGGTATCTGTCCATTGGCCTAAGCCTAAACCACGTTTGAGAATATTTGGGTAACGCCCATTGTATATAGTTGGACCATTAAGTGAGAGCCATCCCTCATCATCCCACGAACTATCTGTCGCACCAACTGGCGGAGATAAATAGTCGCCTTCAGCTCGTTTTGGATTAATGGAGGATTCTACCGACCAATTTCCTAAAATGGCTGCAATAGCTTGATTGGTCGCACCCTTACTTTTAAGATAATCATAAATAGCCTTGGCTCTCTCGAACTCATCGCCACCAAACTGACCGATAGTTGGAAGAATGGTGGTCTGAACCTGGATTACTTTTGGAAAGTAGAAAGCTGGATTGACATAGACTAGCTTATCCGTGTCATCATCAACCTTTTGATAGGTGACTTTTAGACCCGTTCCATCTTTGGTCTGACCAATAATATCTCCTGCCAAGACTTGTTGATTTTCACTCACACGACCTGAATGAATACCAAACAAGGTTAGTTTAGTCTTATTCACTCCCTTACCAGATGTCAAAATAACATTCTCTCCATCAAGAGATACCTTGCCATCCATCGGTGCCACAATGACTTGACCTTCTTTTGCTTCTAAGATGATATGGTGATGAAGCGTTGGTTTCTCATCAATGACCTCATAACCATATCGGTAGGTCATGTTTAAACTATCCTCATCGGTCTGTCCCTGAAAGGGATTGTCCAATTCTTGAAGGGCTAGATAGTTGCCTCCTTCTGTCAACTCCTTTAACTCTTCCTGGTCCTCATCAGACAGCTTGTAAGCTGGTTCTTTATATAGGTCAGACATGGATTTAATAGAATCTCCACCATTTAAGTCCATCCAGACTTGACTGAGAAATTCTTTGTAGGTCGCACCGCCTGTTTCCATGAAATCGTCAAGCTTGTAGTCTTGGTATTGATGATTCATGTAAACCATAACCTCATCAATCTTAGTGTAAAAGGTAATTCCCTTTTCGTTGGTTCTTGTATGTTCCGCATCTTCCAACGTCATGTGGGTATAACTCTTACTCAATTCTATTTCATCTTGTTGAATGACACTACTAGCTGAAACACTCATGAAAAAGCTCATCATCAAAAGGAGTATCAAGAGAATGCCTGAGATAATCCAAGTCAAAGGATTTCCCGCAAGAACAGAAAAGAAAGTCATACTTCCCTTAATGGCTTGGACAACCCCCTTAACTCCTGCTAGACTGTGCTTTCTAGCATGCTTTAAAAAGGTTTGGTAGCGTCTTCTTGGTTTAAGACGTTTCTGGCGTGTGAATCCTTTTCCCTTTTTGAAGTTCTGGAATCGTTCCTTTCCATGAGAAAATTTTGTTTTGGTAAACCGCACACCAGTCTGTCCACTTTTTACTGCCACCTTACCTGCTTGAAAGGTAAACCTTCCATAGCGTCTGGCTTTCAGGCTAGTATCCTTCATGGTTCTTAGACCATCTAAATCATCCTCCTGTGCTATCAGGTCAAGGGATTCAGATGCAGCTATGCCTAATCCAACTTTGACTTTGGTAGAGTTTTTCTTAGTCTTTTGGACTTTCTTGAGTTGTTTAACCTCACGCTTGGCAGAACTTACGTCTTTTTCTGCACTGAGTCGATCAAATGATTTTTCTTGGTGAAACTGAAAGCGAGACTTCAGGGAAGGATTTTCTTTTTGGAAAGTAAACTTGGGATTAACTGCCTTTTGCTTCTCACTTAGTTTCACTTCTGACAAATGTTTTCTTGCGGTCCGCAAACGCTCTTGAGCTTGAGGAAGTCGATAGTTCTTGATTTCCTTTACCTTCAACAGTCTAGGAGACACATAGGTAATTTCTTTTAGGAACTTCTCTTCTGCTTCCTTTTGGCTACTGAGTAGATTTCCTTTTAACTCTATTTTCTTATCTTGAAAAAGAGAATTTTGGGCTGGTTTTCGAAATCGTCCTTTTTTAGGAACAGACTGTTTTAAGGTCCTAACTTCTTTCCGATAATGCATGCGGGCTGTTTTTAAGTTGCTTCGAAAGTTTTGTCTGGCTTGTTTGACTAGCTTTTTATCCTCTTTCATCTCATGTCCTCATTTTTTCAGGGTCCGTACTCATGATGTCAAAGAGCTTGGTGTGTTGTGGAATCTTATTCTTGAATGGGACAACGGTGGAACCGGCCTTAATTAAGCCAGCCCCTTTTTCAGGATTGACCAAGTATTTCTCTAGTTCCTTAGAAAGTCCAAGCATATGCACTAACTCTTCACGATCACTCTTAGCCTGTTTTAAAAGAATCATGAACTCGCTATTGGCAATAATGCGTCTACCATTAGCATCCAAAAGAAGCGTTTCTACATTCTGAGTAATGCCTGTCGGTATCGCCCCATACTTACGGACACGACTCCAAAGTTTGAAGAAGAAATCAGAGGCATACTTGTCCAATAAGAGTAGCTGCATTTCATCAAAGTAAATCCAGGTCTTCTTCCCTAGTTTTTGATTTTTCACCACACGATTCCAAATCTGGTCAAAGATAACCATGAGGGCAATCTGTTTTAATTCATCGCCTAACTTTTTGACATTGTAAATCAGGAAATGACTGTCTGTTTTAATATTGGTCCTATGTGAAAATATGTCCAGCGACCCTTCCACATAGAGTTCCATATCCAGTGCCAAGTCCTTAGCTTCCTGTTCAGGTTGTTGAGCTAAGACAAAGACCCATTCGACCAAGGATGGTGTGTCAAAATGCTTATAAGTGAGTCTTGTCACACGGTCAATCAAGGACTTTTCACGACCATCCATTTTACGGTCCAAGAGCTTTCCAATCCAAGACAAGAGAAATTCGGACTTGACCTTAACCGGATCCTCATCCATATTCTCATCAGATAGATCTAAGACATTTAAGAAGGTAGTGGAATCTGGGGCAATATCAAGACTCTCCCCACCAAAGGCTTGACCGATAATACTGTACTCGTTTTCTGGGTCAACAATAATAATTTCAGTATCACTATCTGATTCCTTGAGCTTAGTAGAGATGATTTCATGTTTTGTCGCCATCCCTTTTCCAGCTCCAGAAGTCCCTAAAATCAAACCTGACGGAGTATTTAACTTGCCACGGTCAATACTGATGATATTACTTGAGATTTGATTGATGCCATAAAATTTCCCACCCTTGTCCTGAATATCAACGGAAGTCCAAGGTGCATTCACGGCAATGTTTGAAGTCAATAGAGACCGAGAAACACCTTCAAGATAGTTCTTCCCAAATGGCAAGAGACTATTAAATGCAGCTTCTTGCATATAGGTCAAGTTATCGATAATCATATCATTAGACCCTGCCACTTGCTTGATAATATCAAGAGATTGTTTGAGTTGATCTTCAGTATCCGCCAGCACGCCAATTAGAAATACGGTGTCAAACAGTTTATCTCCTGTTTGGGTCATGGTTTGAAGAAGAGCTTCAGCTTCATCGATGTTGTTCTCAAGAACATGGCCGACCTTCTCCAAATAGATTCCAGTCCGAGCCATTTTTTGTTGTTCCCCAATCTTTTGCGATTCCATCAAGGTCTTCTTGGTTCGCAGCTTGGTCATGGTTTCAGACTTGGTAGAGCCTTTAGCATGTAAGCTCATCATCACTTCCAAATCTGACTGCATCAAGTCTCGAATAAATTTATCCCCTAGCTCCATACCATAGTCACGAACATAGACAATCTGTAATAATCGATCGTCCAATTCAATATGATTCTTGTGTTTAAAGGAAAGATAGGTTGGTGCAATAAAGTGTTTGGTAGTTTGACCTGAGAGGGTCAAATCCTTGTAAGAGAACGGTAAATGATTTTCACCCCGCAACATATCCGCAAGGACATTCACTCGCTCCTCTCCACCGAGCAAACCAAGAGATACATCAATCTCTGAAAAGCCACTCTTGAAATATTCCCCAATTTGTGACAGAGAACGAAAAGCTAGTTTTGGTGTTTGGTCGCTCTTGCCAAATGAAAGAAACTTAACGGCTGAAAAGTTGTTCTCACCAGCCTCTAAGTTGGCATCCATCATACGATTCAATTCATCACGATAAGCATCAAACCCATCTTCCTGCAAGGGATAGAGAATACTCTTACGAAATTTTTCCAGATTGACCTTTTGATTGAAAATGGTCAGTTGGAAATTGGTCTGATCATCCAGTGAATTGATTAAATCAGAATATTTCTCAACAATAGCTCCCTTATCGTCTAAGCCAACTGTTTGATAATTAACATCTCCTAAAAGATAGGTTTGTGAGAAATAACTTGGACTGACCTGCATAAGGCCATTCTGAAAAAGTCCTTGATAGGCTAACGTATTTACGGTAGAAGGTCTGATCTCCTGCTTCTGTGTTTTCGTCTTTTGCTTTTTGTCATTAGAAGAGGTCTTTGGTTTCATTGAGTGTTTTAATTTTTTCACATTGGTCTCCTTTTCTTCCAGTAAATGTACGATCTGGTACTGTTAGTTCATAATGAAAACGGTACTTGAGATAGGTTTCAAATGGTAAATCGTTGGGGCGATAGACCCCAAATAACATGAGTGGAATGGTAAAGCTAAAAACAAAACCATAGACAAACCAATCCCCAAATTGCCAGTAAAATAGGTTCAAGCCCAATACCAAAATGGTTAGGGCGACGGCTGGAAATACAAAAATAACCTGTCTAGTTGTAAATCCCAGCCATGCTCTGTGTTGAACCTTTGAAATGTCCTTAAAGACACGTGTGTTCATAAATGTTCTCCAATCTAAGTAAGCTATAAAAAGAGGAGGCGGGCAATTTACTCCCATCCTCCTACATCCCCAAAATGCTTCGGGCGGTCCGTTGACTGCCAACCAAGGCAATGATTAACAATATGGCCTGTACCAAGCCACCAAACATAATGGCGAGTGATTCCATCACTCCAGCTCCATTTGATACGGCAATCTTTCCAGCCGATTCAAACAAGGGGACAAGAGATACAATTAGAAAAATCAAAATACCTTGAACGGCATAGACCATGATGTTTTTAAGGTAACCAATCCCAACACTTCTCCAGTCATCACTAAGGAAGGTCGGAAAGGTAACAGGGGCAAAGGGAATCATCAGATAGAGTTGGATAAAGCGAATGGTAATCAAGATATTGACAACCATGATGCTGGCCATTCGTACCAACCAAATGAGAATCGCAAAAAAGCCAATAATCATTTTTCCTACAATTCCAGATCCCTTAATGCCTGAGATGGTATCATAATTAGCACCACCATTCGTGACAAGCCCTGCCACTTGTTCAATAACATAAGAGGCAATGGCAATAATGGCTTCCACAATAACCGTCGTATTGGTAATCACGACCGCGACCATGATGTAGCTGACAATCATAGGTGCCATGGCTTCAAAGGTCATTGCACCGCCTGAGTTTGCGATTTTCTTGGCCATTTTTGAAAATTCGAGTACGAGAACAACCGCAAGAATAGCTACTCCCAAGGGCTGCATAATCCCCTTGGTAATGGCTGTCATGTAAGACCACACCGTCGGATTAAAGTCCGCTAGTGACTTAACCAAGTTGGCGGTTGATTCTAAATCCACTTGAAACCCTTCAAAAAGGCTATCACTAGATACTTTTTCAGAGG
This region of Suicoccus acidiformans genomic DNA includes:
- a CDS encoding PrgI family protein produces the protein MNTRVFKDISKVQHRAWLGFTTRQVIFVFPAVALTILVLGLNLFYWQFGDWFVYGFVFSFTIPLMLFGVYRPNDLPFETYLKYRFHYELTVPDRTFTGRKGDQCEKIKTLNETKDLF
- a CDS encoding conjugal transfer protein TrbL gives rise to the protein MIMNFTSPFVFLASEKVSSDSLFEGFQVDLESTANLVKSLADFNPTVWSYMTAITKGIMQPLGVAILAVVLVLEFSKMAKKIANSGGAMTFEAMAPMIVSYIMVAVVITNTTVIVEAIIAIASYVIEQVAGLVTNGGANYDTISGIKGSGIVGKMIIGFFAILIWLVRMASIMVVNILITIRFIQLYLMIPFAPVTFPTFLSDDWRSVGIGYLKNIMVYAVQGILIFLIVSLVPLFESAGKIAVSNGAGVMESLAIMFGGLVQAILLIIALVGSQRTARSILGM
- a CDS encoding VirB4-like conjugal transfer ATPase, CD1110 family → MKKLKHSMKPKTSSNDKKQKTKTQKQEIRPSTVNTLAYQGLFQNGLMQVSPSYFSQTYLLGDVNYQTVGLDDKGAIVEKYSDLINSLDDQTNFQLTIFNQKVNLEKFRKSILYPLQEDGFDAYRDELNRMMDANLEAGENNFSAVKFLSFGKSDQTPKLAFRSLSQIGEYFKSGFSEIDVSLGLLGGEERVNVLADMLRGENHLPFSYKDLTLSGQTTKHFIAPTYLSFKHKNHIELDDRLLQIVYVRDYGMELGDKFIRDLMQSDLEVMMSLHAKGSTKSETMTKLRTKKTLMESQKIGEQQKMARTGIYLEKVGHVLENNIDEAEALLQTMTQTGDKLFDTVFLIGVLADTEDQLKQSLDIIKQVAGSNDMIIDNLTYMQEAAFNSLLPFGKNYLEGVSRSLLTSNIAVNAPWTSVDIQDKGGKFYGINQISSNIISIDRGKLNTPSGLILGTSGAGKGMATKHEIISTKLKESDSDTEIIIVDPENEYSIIGQAFGGESLDIAPDSTTFLNVLDLSDENMDEDPVKVKSEFLLSWIGKLLDRKMDGREKSLIDRVTRLTYKHFDTPSLVEWVFVLAQQPEQEAKDLALDMELYVEGSLDIFSHRTNIKTDSHFLIYNVKKLGDELKQIALMVIFDQIWNRVVKNQKLGKKTWIYFDEMQLLLLDKYASDFFFKLWSRVRKYGAIPTGITQNVETLLLDANGRRIIANSEFMILLKQAKSDREELVHMLGLSKELEKYLVNPEKGAGLIKAGSTVVPFKNKIPQHTKLFDIMSTDPEKMRT
- a CDS encoding phage tail tip lysozyme, with translation MKEDKKLVKQARQNFRSNLKTARMHYRKEVRTLKQSVPKKGRFRKPAQNSLFQDKKIELKGNLLSSQKEAEEKFLKEITYVSPRLLKVKEIKNYRLPQAQERLRTARKHLSEVKLSEKQKAVNPKFTFQKENPSLKSRFQFHQEKSFDRLSAEKDVSSAKREVKQLKKVQKTKKNSTKVKVGLGIAASESLDLIAQEDDLDGLRTMKDTSLKARRYGRFTFQAGKVAVKSGQTGVRFTKTKFSHGKERFQNFKKGKGFTRQKRLKPRRRYQTFLKHARKHSLAGVKGVVQAIKGSMTFFSVLAGNPLTWIISGILLILLLMMSFFMSVSASSVIQQDEIELSKSYTHMTLEDAEHTRTNEKGITFYTKIDEVMVYMNHQYQDYKLDDFMETGGATYKEFLSQVWMDLNGGDSIKSMSDLYKEPAYKLSDEDQEELKELTEGGNYLALQELDNPFQGQTDEDSLNMTYRYGYEVIDEKPTLHHHIILEAKEGQVIVAPMDGKVSLDGENVILTSGKGVNKTKLTLFGIHSGRVSENQQVLAGDIIGQTKDGTGLKVTYQKVDDDTDKLVYVNPAFYFPKVIQVQTTILPTIGQFGGDEFERAKAIYDYLKSKGATNQAIAAILGNWSVESSINPKRAEGDYLSPPVGATDSSWDDEGWLSLNGPTIYNGRYPNILKRGLGLGQWTDTADGSRRHTLLLEYAKGKHQKWYDLGLQLDFMLHGDSPYYINWLKDFFKNTGSPASLAQLFLIYWEGNSGDKLLERQTRASEWYYQIEKGFSQPNGGTAQSDPKALEAVRGDLFENSVPGGGDGMGYAYGQCTWGVAARINQLGLKLKGKNGEKIPIISTMGNGQDWVRTAASLGGETGTSPQAGAILSFAGGGHGTPTEYGHVAFVEKVYPDGSFLISETNYNGNPNYTFRKLSGVDSSLSFAYTTK